The genomic stretch TGGCCCAGCTGGGCTACCCATCCCCCACCTCACTCAACCGGGCCAAAGAGATGCCCAAGCCATACCGCCGGTCCCTCACCCATGCCAAGCCACCCTACTCCTACATCTCGCTCATCACCATGGCCATCCAGCAATCCGGCAGCAAGATGCTCACGCTCAACGAGATCTACCAGTGGATTATGGACCTGTTCCCCTACTACAGGGAGAACCAGCAGCGCTGGCAGAACTCCATCCGGCACTCGCTGTCCTTCAACGACTGCTTCGTCAAGGTGGCACGCTCCCCGGACAAGCCGGGCAAGGGCTCGTACTGGGCCCTGCATCCCAACTCGGGCAACATGTTCGAGAACGGCTGCTACCTGCGCCGGCAGAAGCGCTTCAAGATCGAGGACAAGTCTGGTAAGAAGGGGTCAGGGAAGTCCCAGGAGGGCGGCAGCAAGGCGGGCCTGCAGGAGAGCCTGCAGGAGGAGCACAGCCCCGCGCCGGGCTCCGAGGGGCCGGACTCGGCCCACTCCGACAGCTCCCACCCCGGCTCTGCCTCCGAGGAGCAGCAGCCCAGGAGCCTGGCCCAGCTGGACTGCCCCCAGCCCCTCGTCCAGAGCTCCACGTCCATCTCCTCGGCCCAGTCCTccgccacctcctcctccgtccACCACCTCCATTCTCAGGCTGCCGGGGGTGGGCACCTCCTCCCCGGTGCCATGCACCACCTGGACCTCCAGCATGACCCCCTCAAGTCCATGGATCCGCACTACAACTTCAACCACCCCTTCTCCATCACCAATCTGATGTCCAATGAGCAGAAGATGGACCTCAAGTCCTACCAGGACCAGGTGATGGCCTACAACGGCTATGCCACCGGCTCACCGGTGGCCGCCAAGCAGATCTACGACAGCCCCGGGCCGTCCTCCCTGGACTCGGGGGCCTACTACCAAACCCTCTACAGCAGGTCAGTTCTGAATGCCTCGTAACCtcactgacctctgaccccagagTCCATTGGTGCTGTCAGGGCCCTAATCAGCAAAAGAATCCAAAGAGTGCAATGGAAATATAGTGTCTATTCCCTCAACTGAGACTACTGGTAAACAGAAAGGGAAGAGTACCAACCCAAATCCCCCCCCTGGAAACAttgcatttgtatattttgcGAGGGGTGGGGGCCTGCAGACCATTACACCCCATATTAAAACTGAGAGGTGCAAAATGAATCCCGAGGTATCCCCAAGACCCCTCATCATGGAAGAAGCTGGACAAAATCCAAACATGGAGGGCTCGTCCTTGTACACTGTCTGTGTTGCGTGTAGTTGTTACTGGACCGTAAGCTGGGAGCTGGTTTACTCAACAGGAAGGACGGGGGAGGGAACGTGCGGCTGAATGTTCAGCAGTGAATCAGCTCTCTGTCAGAGTGGAATCAAACCTGATAGAGTGCATATTATCCTTACCTGactctgtgagagttgatttaGCATTGAGCATTTAGCCTTGTGGAGGGATCTTCTCAGGCTTGTACAAAACTGTAAATATTCTCAGTAAGgagcttcatttatttataaagggAAGAAATTAATATATCTTGTACAGTGCTGTGTTgtagagtttttaaaaatgtgaaaaggaataaaaaaaaataataatctgagaTTGTGTAAAACTGAAGTGGTTCGGGTTACTGTTTTGAGCAGTAGTTACTGCATTACAGGGAGTTTGTGATTGTGTTACATCATGGTGGTACattccattttcaaaaaagagcatgctgtgttttcaagatgcattcataaatgtgtgtgtatgtatatgtgtgtgactgtatgtgtgtaacaGGCCATGTGGGCAGTGTCAGAACACTGCAAGAAAAGTTTTAAGGATTTATGCTTCTCCTTGCTTCCATTTTGAGCAGTGAATGTATTTCTGGTTGAAAGATTTTATGATATAGAAAGCACAAAGAAAAGGACATGTGGGAAGGTGAATCTGAGATATGGACCTGTTTGGAGAAACTGCATATGGATGTGAAAGCGAACAGAGATTggtcaaatgttttgttttttttttgggtttttttttaatacatgattttttaaaaactgtggtAAAGCTATCTTTCTGAAGACAATTTAACTATTAAGGGCCAGAGACATGTTACTcaggttttttaaataactaagTGGGAATTTGAATCATCTTCGTTTGATTTGAAGAGTGTCAGTTATACAGTTACAAAGACAGAGTCAGAATGAAAAAGCTCAGTGGGAACCATTTACTTTGCACTAGTGTTCCAACCAATTTGCACAGGACTGGTCACGACACATTGCTTTACAACAATACCTTCCAACTACCTTATTTCAAGTCTTAGCTAAAACCATAATTCACTTGATCTCCATGGAGATTTAGAAGTGATATgtagttctttttctttttttatcaaacaaaaaaattggcTGGTCTTTAAAGATATGGGACTCAGTTGAATTGACAAAAAGGCAAGGTTTCAGGAGAAAATAACAAGGACTACAGTTTCAGGTCACTCAATGTTGTATTTTAGTTTCAGGggcaaaataatgtttatttaaagtgttttgCTTTTCAAACATGGAAGAAAGGTGTGTTAATATATCTACATTTCTTGGTTGTTTTACTGTTTGGATATTGTGGTTGATGTTctacttttatgtttttttcttattaaaaaaaaacaaaactattggGAAAATGCTGTCAAGTCTGTTTTTTCAAGAAACTACCattgtcaacaacaacaacaacaaaaaaatgtactaacTGCAAAGAGCTCTGTAGTTATGAACCTGCTCAGAAAGCCTCCTGACATTCGGACATGGCCGTGCTCATGCACGGATCCGCTGGAGGCTCCCAGATGGTTGTCAAAATGGCTCCTCTGCCAGTAACTCTCACATGCGACTTCACCGCTGCACAGACTAAACATTCCTCCGGCTTTCGCCAGCCTTCAGACCCCGTAATAAACCTCGTCTGATGACGCGGCGTCAGGACAGCCAGTGAACCCGTCAGAATAACTGACAGCACAAAGGAGCGGGGAAAGGAGAAAGCTCTACGTGcaaatttttataaattaatgaaaaaataatatttttttattaataaaaaataaaaatccaaaaaggACCCAGATCGAATGTGACCTTCTCTGCAGCATTAGAATAATGGTAATTATTGTGGCTTAAAACACTTCTAGCATACCTTTGGTTTTTCCTCGGGTTCCTTTCAAGATGAGCTAAAATAAGACCTAAAATGGTTTTGTATAGCGCAAATAATAGGGCATTCTGTGCACCACTGACACCGCCTGAAGTAGAGAAGGGGTGTCCTAATGGGCCACGTCATATATAAGGCTGTCCATTACTAGGACCCCCAacaaatggtaatggtaaatggactgcatttatatagcgcttttatccaaagcgctttacaattgatgcctctcattcaccagagcagttaggggttaggtgtcttgctcaaggacacttcgacatgcccagggcggggtttgaaccggcaaccctccgattgccagacaatcggtcttacctcctgagctatgtcgccccaacaGGATTGtagtttcattaaaaatacatattgtaaaacttaaactgaaaaagaatatgAATGTAGTTATTGATCAATTATTTTTGCCACATTAATAAGACATGCCGTTaagactttttgttttttactctggaaaatgtgattttatagATTAATGACAAGATATTATTGGAATTTCATGTTAGTGTGTCCCCTTCTAAGCATAACAAAGCTTCAGCAATGCAGCATAAAAGTACAGCGAATTGGAAATTGGAAACAATAACTACAGCACAATAAAACTGCTATATACATACAAGTACATatcaagtatatatatatatatatatatatatatatatatatgtatgtatatagcTTATAGAATCCGCTTAGTTAACCATTACACCAAAAGTGCCATTGGTCCATACTAAGACATTTCTTCTGGCCTTAAACCATTCCAGTTTTTCTTACATATAATCACGCAAAAATGAGATAAAAATTTGAttggatttgatttgattgtgtTTGTCCAGTGCTTCGCTTGATCAGAAGCAGGTGTAAAAAGCATTAAGAGGTCCATAGCAGTCTCTGCCCATCCCATTTCCCACAGTATCACACGGGGGTGTAGAACTATTATATCATGTCACGTCACAATGTAGGAAACTTTTTCAGTCCGCCTGTACATTACAGCTTAGGCAAGGAGCGTATGGAGCAGAGAAAATGCAGACTATGACCTGAGAACTAGAACCCAGATAACTCCCAGTGACTCGCGCACAATGCGCGGGGAGTTAGCGATAAGATAGGCAAGTGCCACTGATACGGTTTCCAAAGCTACACAATGACAAAAGTGGAACAGGGACAGGTTCCCTACCTTCTCATAATTAACAAACAGTAGAAACCACGTGGTTATTGTGATTGCAGTTGGATGTATGGATATTTAACTGAACTGGCCATGGATATTTATTCGGTTCAGCAGAGAGCTAAAGGTGCTCCTGAGAACCACCCCGAAGTAAGCGTTTTGCCTTGGAGAAGCCTATTACTGAAGAATCAATACAGACGAGGAAAAATGTAacttgaaaatatatattccacgagagagagagagagagagagcgagagagagagagagagagagagactaataAATGTTCTTGTTTCAGCCCCTATGTCGAACGTGTGTTGAAGTGATACAAGCAAcctgaatgtttttattggtgtAGCCTACATGACAGTTTATGCAGCCCCAAATCCCACAGAATAGGGAAGACAGTAAAATTACTACCGTAACATTGACTTCCTGCTGCCAGCCGATTTACCCGCCCGTCTATTCGTAGGGGAAACGGTAGAACCGCGACGCTGTAAAACTGATAGCAAAGATTTATTTCCAATAAACTACGGGCGTAAACTTGTCTATCTTGTGTCCATCGGCTGTAGTGTTACGGTAGGCTAAATGAGCTTTCAATCGGCAACATCTCATGATATTTCTAAAGTATTAAAAAGTGACAAATTATAAACAATAGACTATTCGAAAATGGTCTGATAAATTACCAGAATAGCCATTTGTGTGATATCAGGCATTCTACATATAAACCGTACGTTTTTCGACGACATTTGAACAGCTTAAAATTAAAACGAACGAACGAAAACGCCATTTGTATTTGCTTAAGAAGGCCGCTTTATGTAATCTCCTTTTGGaaaacatttgttatttattgacGAATGAACTCAGCAATatcgatttttttttgctgaggcCTGTTACTCTGAGCGCAATTTTCTGCAGGCTAATAACAAAGAAGGATATTACCATTGGCCAATGGTGTCAATCACCAGATAACTGGCAAATTTCATGTGACTTAAATTATGGGAGGGAAGGGGCGGGCGATACAGGCTAATATTTAAATGTCCGTGTCCGCATCCTGTATGCTGTCCTGTATCCTGTACATCgcataaatggatacagtgtgtTTACATTCCCTAGTGttttgaaacagaaagaaaaatgatacaGGTGATCACGGAACGGCTTAGTCCAAGCTCGAGGCTattgactttattttatttgtttgcggTTTAAATGCCACCTGAATTATATGTAAGTCAGACGAATGACACCAGGGAAGACAGATAGGGCTAAATAGGTTGAAAATTAAAAGGAAGAATTATCTTTGTTTATGGGtcttaattaaatatattatccaGTCATGTAGGTGGCTCGACCGTTGTTAATACTGCAGCTTAACGATGGCTTTTTGCCAGGTGCTCCTCATCAAGCAGGAAGCAGGGAAGACGTGAATGTTATCAGCTATGagatacaataaatacattctgCTTTTCTGTAATGTTTCGTATCGATGGATAacttacttttttgttttaaattggtGATAGTCACCTGACATACAAATTAATGTGTGGAACccaaataagtttttttttttaaatgcagcattTGCTTGATTTCTCGATTTTGTTTAAcgcccacacaaacatgcttcCAATAAAGTGTTGCGCAGTGTGCAAGTCAGCCAACATACACGAGACTGGCGGCGAGATAATATTCTGGACTTTGCTCTTTGGGTTGTGGGTGTTGTTAAGTGGCTTCTGATAAAAACCGAGCTGAATAGAAATACGGAATGGACCTGAGCAGATTGCATTTCCCGGTGAAAAGGCGTTGGGTCAATCTGGGCTTGATCGCTATGTCAACAGACACCGAGGTGCAGACCTGGCGTAGTTTCCTCGCGTGGGCTTCGGTCAGAAAGTCCACAGCAGGCCAACAAGTAGTCTACCATCGACAATACAGAGACATTCTTCATCATGGTAACATGTCCTCATGGTAGCTGTAACACTACTAGTAGAACTGGGCTGTTTCTATAGTAGCAGAAGATATAACTCATGCAGCCAAGAGTAGTATCATTAGTAATAGTTGCCAATGAGGCTACTAATAATAGCATAGACAGTAGAGGTAGTCAAATTAGTAAAAAGTGGTTCTAGAAGGAGCAATTGCAGTTTTCATGGTCaggattacattttttgatGTCTCTGGGTACTTCTAAGCAAAGTATGAAAATAAACGTTGTGAGAGATGTTTGTTTTGAGAGGGGAACGCGTCTTTCTTCCTTGGCTAAAACCCGCTGCAAAGCCAAATAAAGGCAGGGGCAAACGCGACGGGCCCGCGTGTGACCAGGTGAATTCTCATTGGTCGGGTGTTGATTCACGAGACAGAAGACAGTGGCTGTCAGACCGGGCCGTGTTGTCTTTAGGTCTAGCCCAAGCCGACGCTCTTTCCCTGTCCACATGGACCCCATATGTTTCTGGAATCCTCAGAGAGCCTCCTTCCTGGCTTTGGCGCACGTATCCTGTGTTACCCCAGGGCTAAGTGCTAAAGGACCAGGCCCCGCTGCGCTAGGTCCTCTTATGTCTGTCAGAATCAGAATTTTGTGAGGTGCAGGATACATATCTGTACCCAACACTTAACTTGGAGGCCCCACTCAGTATTGGGTCACAGAATGTTGGGTTACTCTGTTCAATTGGTGGTGTAGGGACCAAAGTGTCCCACATGTACTTCTTGGCCCTTTGATCATTGAGAAGAAAAAGTATTATTCagatgaattttttaaaattgtgtcgAAAACAGTTTCACAAATTAAGCCACTGCCACTGCACGCCCATCATGAGTGACAGAATTATAACCATAGATACCACATAGACGGCACTCGCTTTATTGTTGAGTACATCTTCTGAGGAGGCTCAGTGAAAGGTTTGTATGTACACTTTAAAAAGAATCTGGTCCTCAGGAAAGTGTGAACAGCAGCAGATTAAACTACTGCCTGTCCCCTTTATGACAAAGCATCTTACTTCTTTTCTCTTTATCTCCAAACACCAATTGATCATCTGTCCATTGCAATTTAATTCTTATAAACAGAAGATTTTACAAGTAGAGAAATCCTTGTCAGCAACCCCCATGAATGAAGTACAGAATGCCTCTTCTGGTTGGAGCTGGTGTGCGGATtcctgtgcagtgtgagggGTGGTAGGCAGATCTGGGAAACCAGTTGGATGAGTGCTCCACAGACTCCTGCACCGAGCCCAGGAGCTGCATGCCCTGGTGGAGAGGGCATGTGGTGGTGACAAAATGTGGAAATGGAGTTCCATCAGGACTGAGATGGATCAGGGTTTGCTTCTGTTTAACGATTTGTTTATCTTGTCTGTTCAGCTCCATCAGGGCTGAATTGAGTCGATTCCTCCATAGATTCTGTACTGAGCAATCTTTGCAGATGTCTGCTCtttgaacattttgtttatgtGACAATTTTTCTCCTGGACAGTGTCTGTATCTTCTGCTTGGCTCAGAAACTTCATTTATCATCTAAATATTTGAGAAATGACTAATTTCAGACTAATTTCTTAGGAGCTGAGATGTGATTTCCGGACAACCTTCGGACTTGTGCCACTCCCATGTCTACAGGAAATCTTAAGGGCTGGGTTTTAGTGGCCTTACGGAAACGGCACCAGGCTACCCTCGCCATAAACGTGTGATGTCATAACACGTCGTAAACGTGTGATGTCATAACACCGGCGCAGTCAGATGAACTTGCCTCTCACTCTGCTGAGATATGAGACCTGACCCACTGACAGACTTCTGGAGAGAGGCTATCAGCATAGCAGCTGTAATccaggggtgggtgggttggggggtttggggggttggggagggggcggcAGGCTTTTTTAGCTGGTACCACGAGTGGCCTTGTCCTGCCCCCCACCACAGAAGTCGCAGTGTGGTGGGACAGGCCCTACCGCCCCCGTCACTGGGCTGTTACTGGGGTTTGTTTTCATGCCGTGGCAATCACAGGCCCCCCTCGTTAGCACCAATTAGCAGCGGCAGGAGCCCAGCTGGGGCTGATTACCAGCGCGCCACCGTCGCCTCGGGTTACGGGCGCGAGGGGCTAGAAACAACACCCTGGCGGCaaaaaagagggagagcaggacCCAGAGAGCAGGACCCGGCAACAATCCAATCATTCAGACAGGCAAATcaaacagctctctctctctctccctctctctctctcaattcaattcaattcaattcaattcaattcaattcaattcaattcaattcaattcaattcaataagctttattggcatggtaagggtacacttacattgccaaagcattcactcacatgacaaatataacagacaggcaataacaatttaactacaataaacagaaaaaatataaaatccagacaatccacagaaataaaattctacatctAGAACATAACACATACAAAGTGTCAATTAACTATAATAATATTACTTTTCTGGTGTCAATgttactccctgtccctcagtttgtggcaagtggcaatgtattgtgctgccaaatctacacattcccttctttctcccaaaaggaatggcagcttctctgtctctgagtgcaTCTCAAATTGTgggcagatttttttcattttgaggaagAACAGTGACCttgtctctctgtatttctcacattttgtgaggaaatgaagctctgtctccacctcttcAGTGTCGCAAAGTGAGCACaacctgtcctctctgggcagccaggtctgccgGTGTCTACCTGTCTCGATAGCCAGGTTGTGTTCACTGAGTCTATATCTTGtcaatattttccttgtttttaagtctttcactgtggtcaggtaATCTGCCACAGTGTACTCTCTTTTTAGGGCCCGATAGCATtctaatttgctttgtgtttttgtttgtgtgtcccaataggtgatgtaattttctttatgttttgctataatttggttgactctaattgtttgtatgttgctGTCTTGAGGCTGCTTTGTGTTAGTAGGGGTTAATGAACTAAGCTTCAAGACTAGCTGGCTGAGGGGACTCTTCTTTGGGCTCATCTCTTGGTATTTCAGGGCCTTGTAATGATAAGAGTGGGGGTCGCTGTTTTTGAGGTGAATCCAAAATTTAACTGCCCTTTTTTGGATGTTAATTAATAGTgggtattggcctaattctgccctgcatgcattgtttggtGCTTTCCTCTGGACATGGAGGATGTTTTTACAGagttctgcatgcagggtttctaTGGGGTGTTTGTCCCATTTTGTAAAATCTTGCTCTGTGAGCGGACCCCACACTTCGCTGCCATATAATGCAATGGGTTGAATCACTGATTGGAATATTTTAAGCCAAATTTTGACAGGCAGTATAATTTGAGTATTTTTCTTTATGGCATAGAATGCCCTGCGTGCTTTCTCCTTCAGTTCATTTACCGCCAAGTTAAAGCTTCCTGTTGAGCTTATTTTTAAACCTAAATAACTGTAATTGTTACTGTgttcaattgttttatttcctaatttgaatctgtatttgtttcccTGAAATCTGGATCTTCTTTGAAAGATCATAATTTTGGTTTTAGTCATATTCACTGTCAGGGCCCAGGCTTGACAGTGTTTCTCTACTAGagccaggctctgctgcagtccATGTTCTGTGGGCGATagcagaaccaggtcatctgcatagagaagGAATTTGATTTCTTTATCATCAAGGGTGAGTCCAGGTGCTGCAGATTGTTCCAGCGCTTTGGCCAgttcattgatataaatgttgAACAGAGCGGGACTCAagctgcagccctgcctcacTCCCCGCCCCTGGGAGAAgaattctgttcttttgtttccaATTTTGACTCCGCATTTGTTTTTGGTGTACATTGATTTGATTATATCATAtactttaccccctacaccactttggaTAAGTGTGTAGAACAAACCATTGtgccaaattgaatcaaatgccTTCTTGAAATCTATGAAACAGgcaaaaattttgtttttattttggttgacATGTTTTTCTACTaatgtgtgtagggtgtaaatatgatcagttGTACGGTGTTTAGGAAGAAATCCAATTTGACTtttactcaagacattgtgctCAATAAGGAAGTCTATGAGTCTTGTGTTTATTATACTACACAgaaccttccccagattactgttcACACAAATGCCTCGGTAGTTGTTGGGGTCTAATTTGTCTCCACTTTTAAATATAGGGGTAATTAATCCTTGATTCCAG from Anguilla anguilla isolate fAngAng1 chromosome 12, fAngAng1.pri, whole genome shotgun sequence encodes the following:
- the foxa3 gene encoding hepatocyte nuclear factor 3-gamma is translated as MLSSVKMESHEIPEWNAFYSEASEMYPSPTMSSTLSAMNSINGYINLNPGGSAAMNMGYSSGALSGSPLTSMSGNGNHMSVSPITTSLNPGSLTQLGSPTPSLGALPHYQNMGQPMAQLGYPSPTSLNRAKEMPKPYRRSLTHAKPPYSYISLITMAIQQSGSKMLTLNEIYQWIMDLFPYYRENQQRWQNSIRHSLSFNDCFVKVARSPDKPGKGSYWALHPNSGNMFENGCYLRRQKRFKIEDKSGKKGSGKSQEGGSKAGLQESLQEEHSPAPGSEGPDSAHSDSSHPGSASEEQQPRSLAQLDCPQPLVQSSTSISSAQSSATSSSVHHLHSQAAGGGHLLPGAMHHLDLQHDPLKSMDPHYNFNHPFSITNLMSNEQKMDLKSYQDQVMAYNGYATGSPVAAKQIYDSPGPSSLDSGAYYQTLYSRSVLNAS